The proteins below are encoded in one region of Bombus vancouverensis nearcticus chromosome 8, iyBomVanc1_principal, whole genome shotgun sequence:
- the LOC143303012 gene encoding venom protease-like → MTGFDILFACLALIVLHPSVQAGRTKATSDVPLRPPHCGFSNVTHTRVVGGRPAKLGAWPWIAAVGFRNCSNPHWVTQWLCAGTLISARHVLTAAHCADDDDLYVVRIGDLNLKRDDDGAHPVQIEVESKLIHPDYSAESNNNDIAILKLKDNVPFSEYIHPICLPIEKSLRNKNFVGYNPFIAGWGALNFSESYTNALMELQLPVVTNTVCEKAYEDFDITITNKEICAGGDPRGGKDACGADSGGPLMIPQQFTYYQIGVVSSGHECGVPGYPGIYTRVTSYLDDFIIPVLQNY, encoded by the exons ATGACTGGCTTCGATATACTGTTCgcatgtttggcgttaattgttCTGCATCCATCGGTTCAAGCGGGGCGCACTAAAG CAACCTCGGATGTGCCCTTGCGTCCACCACACTGTGGTTTCAGCAACGTAACGCATACCAGGGTGGTTGGTGGTAGACCAGCtaaacttg gtgcttggccatggatcgctgcagtAGGATTCCGTAATTGCTCAAACCCGCATTGGGTAACACAATGGCTGTGCGCAGGTACCCtaatatcggctaggcatgttttgactgCAGCACATTGTGCAGATGACGATGATTTGTACGTGGTTCGTATCGGGGACTTAAATCTAAAACGAGATGACGACGGAGCGCACCCTGTTCAAATAGAAGTCGAATCTAAACTAATACATCCCGATTATTCTGCCGAGTCGAACAATAATGATATTGCTATTCTTAAACTGAAGGACAATGTTCCATTTTCAG agTACATACATCCCATTTGTCTCCCCATAGAGAAATCCCTTCGAAATAAAAACTTTGTGGGCTATAACCCCTTcattgctggatggggagcattaaacTTTA GTGAATCATATACTAACGCATTAATGGAACTGCAACTGCCAGTGGTTACCAACACCGTATGCGAGAAAGCTTATGAGGATTTTGACATAACTATCACCAATAAAGAAATATGCGCCGGCGGAGACCCTCGAGGTGGAAAGGATGCTTGTGGA GCTGACAGCGGAGGACCACTGATGATACCACAGCAATTCACCTACTATCAAATAGGTGTTGTGTCATCTGGTCATGAATGCGGCGTACCTGGTTATCCAGGCATTTACACGAGAGTCACGTCATACCTCGACGACTTCATTATCCCagtgttgcaaaattattag